The following coding sequences lie in one Candidatus Nitrospira allomarina genomic window:
- a CDS encoding SDR family NAD(P)-dependent oxidoreductase encodes MENIAPFAVITGASRGIGAEYARALAAQGYHLLLIARDQNRLKELSKEIQQTTPVQIWTEPLDLARPNAAGTLYQLAQSYRPDVSLLINNAGFGLYGQFTDMPLSTIQDMLQVHIHATTESTRLFLPGMMNRRQGAIINVASVAGFFPIPYMAEYAATKAFIISFSEAVAMEAKETEVTIQVCCPGYTETDFHRTAGHCPRHISSAHTPHDVVKKSLKALISRKNLVTIGWQGLATQWITPFFPKKWLMRLASRFVRPNSSSH; translated from the coding sequence ATGGAAAACATAGCGCCATTCGCGGTTATTACAGGAGCTTCACGAGGGATTGGGGCCGAATATGCCAGAGCCTTAGCGGCTCAAGGCTATCATCTCTTGTTGATCGCCCGGGACCAAAACCGCCTGAAGGAATTATCCAAGGAAATTCAACAGACCACCCCTGTTCAAATCTGGACTGAACCGCTGGATTTGGCCAGGCCTAACGCGGCTGGAACCCTTTACCAATTAGCTCAATCATATCGGCCGGACGTGTCGTTACTTATCAATAATGCCGGTTTTGGGCTGTATGGCCAATTTACAGACATGCCACTTTCAACGATCCAAGACATGTTACAGGTCCATATCCATGCGACCACAGAAAGCACAAGACTATTCCTACCTGGTATGATGAATCGACGGCAGGGTGCAATTATCAATGTGGCTTCCGTGGCAGGATTTTTTCCAATTCCCTATATGGCGGAATACGCGGCCACTAAAGCCTTTATCATATCTTTCTCTGAAGCGGTGGCGATGGAGGCCAAAGAAACTGAGGTCACCATTCAGGTATGCTGTCCAGGTTACACAGAAACCGATTTCCATAGGACGGCAGGGCACTGCCCACGCCACATTTCTTCTGCTCACACTCCCCACGACGTCGTAAAAAAATCATTAAAGGCTTTGATATCCCGGAAAAACCTCGTGACTATTGGATGGCAGGGACTGGCAACCCAATGGATAACTCCATTTTTTCCGAAAAAATGGCTCATGCGTCTTGCCAGCCGATTTGTTCGACCAAATTCTTCCTCCCATTGA
- a CDS encoding response regulator transcription factor: MVGPVKTILIADDEEDLRLLVQVTLEHPSYRILTAIDGCAAMEAVCTHIPDLLILDWMMPGLNGCEVVRKLRLYSDTAKIPIVMLTAKDGLDARKQIASLDLAGYLVKPFSPLELIHKVREVLA, encoded by the coding sequence ATGGTGGGTCCTGTGAAAACGATCCTCATTGCCGATGATGAGGAAGATCTTAGGCTCCTGGTCCAGGTTACTCTCGAACATCCCTCGTATCGGATTCTCACTGCTATAGATGGTTGCGCGGCGATGGAGGCCGTTTGCACCCACATTCCCGACCTATTGATTCTTGATTGGATGATGCCGGGTTTAAATGGGTGTGAGGTGGTACGAAAGCTTCGCCTATACTCCGATACGGCTAAAATTCCAATTGTCATGTTAACCGCCAAAGACGGGCTTGATGCACGTAAGCAGATAGCTTCTCTTGATCTTGCGGGGTATTTGGTCAAACCATTTAGCCCATTAGAGTTGATTCATAAAGTTCGGGAAGTACTTGCCTAA
- a CDS encoding BREX system ATP-binding domain-containing protein, protein MELRPQEWFHTLRQEYLQRFIGQGGSSVKFVVTDSDSDRVDIQNHLATLAQQEGYACISVDAKDTKIHMMDKFFHQIACRIPWDDLASQFVRRLLQENGYQIPDNKEEFCMSGVARMNERAEPLLRRDLNSWLERAIYRDTQMCQEFRMAMIRLCLGQLDSGSEAPFMTEPVKAWLGGEIRQISALKEALIFQKINRTNARYMFVSLCRWLRLVGKTGLVVSLDLSRCLLNKKPDSPEGLYYGVSTTLDAYEMLRQFIDGTDELESFLLVVQVPQEFLTDERRGLNRYEALKLRIWDEVRDRQYQNPLGALIRLGSQQAGDAHDSGKKEYTDRPAMANGDVGHQRAMEALRSGVPNRDVVQVLGSHQTDLEGKFRRLLQQMEANVPHDSPTKGIVIEGGFGSGKSHLLHALQQMALEKNFVCSPIVISKETPLYNGVPLFRAAINNAIVPGKHGDALTEIAGELNFQSPHFADLFDWVHRKDQGCDSRFAASLYLYERMINDPELSHRMIRYWAGDPLSNSQLNKYLQGCPPENPYVFNKISSQNLALQRFRFVSRLMVAAGYKGWILLIDEAEIIGRYSFKQRTKSYKEVARWMGVLAEDTCPAIGAIVALTDDFQSVILEEKQDSQKIEQMCQEESTDETHMQALQAIQGIRLIEQEGEPLIRPYESMVDALYERLRSLHGSAYSWTPPPVSAVEKLSSTRMREYVRGWITEWDLRRLYPEAQLDIEILDVRQTYDEDQELEPTLADDMDSEKIAEPEESLMAVALQNQAPV, encoded by the coding sequence ATGGAGTTACGACCTCAAGAATGGTTTCATACGCTTCGCCAAGAATACCTTCAACGATTTATTGGGCAAGGAGGCTCATCGGTCAAGTTCGTGGTAACCGATTCTGACTCGGATCGAGTCGACATCCAAAACCACCTGGCTACCTTGGCTCAGCAGGAGGGTTATGCGTGCATCTCAGTTGATGCCAAAGACACCAAAATTCATATGATGGATAAGTTTTTCCATCAAATTGCTTGTCGCATCCCATGGGATGATCTGGCCTCACAGTTTGTTCGTCGACTCCTTCAAGAAAATGGGTACCAGATCCCGGACAACAAGGAAGAGTTCTGCATGTCTGGAGTCGCCAGGATGAATGAACGGGCGGAACCGTTACTGCGACGAGATTTAAATAGTTGGTTAGAGCGGGCCATCTATCGAGATACGCAGATGTGCCAGGAATTTCGTATGGCCATGATCCGATTGTGTTTGGGGCAATTGGACTCTGGCTCAGAAGCTCCCTTTATGACCGAACCGGTCAAGGCATGGCTGGGTGGAGAGATTCGTCAGATTTCGGCTCTCAAAGAAGCCCTTATCTTTCAGAAAATTAATCGGACCAATGCCCGGTATATGTTTGTTTCGTTATGCCGTTGGTTACGCTTAGTTGGGAAAACAGGGTTAGTCGTGTCCCTGGACTTAAGTCGATGTTTGCTCAATAAGAAGCCCGATTCTCCTGAAGGCTTGTATTATGGCGTTTCAACGACGTTAGATGCCTACGAAATGCTTCGTCAGTTTATTGATGGGACAGATGAATTGGAAAGTTTCTTGTTGGTGGTCCAGGTACCGCAAGAATTTTTGACAGATGAGCGGAGAGGACTCAACCGGTATGAGGCATTAAAATTACGTATTTGGGACGAAGTCCGTGACCGCCAATACCAAAACCCGCTAGGGGCTTTGATTCGTCTTGGATCTCAACAGGCCGGAGATGCCCACGATTCCGGAAAGAAGGAATACACTGATCGGCCGGCGATGGCCAATGGTGATGTTGGACATCAACGCGCCATGGAGGCGTTGCGATCCGGAGTGCCGAACCGTGATGTGGTGCAGGTACTGGGAAGTCACCAAACGGACCTGGAAGGAAAATTCAGACGGCTGCTTCAACAGATGGAGGCGAACGTTCCTCATGACTCGCCTACCAAGGGTATCGTCATTGAAGGAGGGTTTGGGAGTGGGAAGTCCCATCTTCTTCATGCGTTGCAACAGATGGCGCTAGAGAAGAATTTTGTCTGCAGTCCTATTGTGATCAGTAAGGAGACACCCTTGTATAATGGTGTACCCCTCTTTCGTGCAGCCATCAACAATGCCATTGTTCCCGGTAAACATGGTGATGCTCTCACCGAAATAGCCGGTGAACTGAATTTCCAAAGCCCGCACTTTGCCGATTTGTTTGATTGGGTGCATCGGAAGGACCAAGGATGCGATTCCCGGTTTGCTGCCAGCCTGTATCTCTATGAGCGGATGATTAATGATCCTGAACTGAGTCATCGCATGATCCGGTATTGGGCGGGAGACCCGTTGAGTAATAGCCAACTCAATAAATATCTTCAGGGGTGTCCACCGGAAAACCCCTATGTGTTCAATAAAATTTCCAGTCAGAATTTGGCCTTACAACGGTTTCGATTTGTCTCACGCTTGATGGTGGCGGCTGGCTATAAAGGGTGGATCTTGCTTATTGATGAGGCGGAAATCATCGGACGATATTCTTTTAAACAACGGACCAAGTCCTATAAGGAGGTGGCACGGTGGATGGGGGTATTAGCCGAGGATACCTGTCCGGCTATTGGGGCCATTGTCGCTCTGACTGATGATTTCCAAAGCGTGATCTTGGAAGAAAAACAGGATTCCCAGAAAATCGAGCAGATGTGTCAGGAGGAATCGACGGATGAAACTCATATGCAAGCATTACAGGCGATCCAGGGTATCCGGCTTATCGAACAGGAGGGGGAACCATTAATTCGTCCCTATGAATCAATGGTGGATGCCTTATATGAGCGGCTTCGGTCCCTGCATGGATCGGCGTATAGTTGGACACCGCCACCCGTTTCTGCTGTAGAAAAATTATCCAGTACCCGGATGCGTGAGTATGTACGTGGATGGATTACGGAATGGGACTTGCGACGATTGTACCCTGAAGCTCAATTAGACATTGAAATTCTGGATGTTCGGCAAACGTATGACGAGGATCAGGAGCTGGAACCCACACTGGCGGATGATATGGATTCTGAAAAGATAGCAGAGCCGGAAGAAAGTTTGATGGCTGTCGCCTTACAAAATCAAGCTCCAGTG
- a CDS encoding BREX system ATP-binding domain-containing protein encodes MSPQEWLNVLKSAYLQGFIRRGGSAVKFAVVEEAQNAKAVSVGVEALSREEGFVTIHADSHCTKVQLIDLLFKEMARQIEWDAWAFEYVKKLFREHQWKIPERREECCWSSLASLNGCDEPTMHREVNAWLEGSLFQDFHMSREFRLAMIQLCLAQLELPDSPSKESAAIKAWLRGELKQMATLKKILIFEKVTRSNARDLIVSLAHWTRLLGKPGMVLTIDISAFTGGKEAGATCLNYSPSAVMDAYEMLRQFIDGSDEIEGLLVVIVTSQAFLSDQRLGLNRYEALKLRIWDDVRDKTRQNPFAPMVRLTNQTAVFAESSLLARVGNRKEDVQHQRVIESLRAGVPSPGVVQSLGCPQPMVKSKFQQMLQDAQASIHKGWTTKGMLIEGGFGTGKSHLLESLRRMALESRFVCSKVVISKETPLYSPALMFRSAIESADIPEKRGDVLAEVAADLNFKSPQYANFYEWVHRQGGEIDGRFAASVFLYERMGNDPELRHRIIRFWAGDPLTDAEIKRLLKACDASISYRFERVSPMEMALQRFKFVSRLMIAAGYSGWILLIDEAEIIGRYSFKQRAQSYAELARWLGRLEASSFADLGYKSGLAAVMALTDDFQSAILDEKGDREKVPEKLRESGSETDLVLSRQAEQGMRLIECERIPLVGPYDQLVEEIYHKIRAIHGAAYGWEPPQVPTIERLSSTRMREYVKGWITEWDLTRLDPTQKVDIELTEIRQDYSEDSELEGDEEDLLHPALSESN; translated from the coding sequence ATGTCTCCACAGGAATGGTTGAACGTTCTCAAATCTGCCTATCTTCAGGGGTTTATCCGTCGTGGAGGATCGGCCGTCAAATTTGCGGTTGTGGAGGAGGCTCAGAACGCAAAAGCTGTGAGCGTGGGGGTGGAGGCGCTGTCACGGGAGGAAGGCTTTGTCACGATTCACGCGGATTCTCATTGTACGAAGGTCCAACTGATTGATCTCTTGTTTAAGGAAATGGCCAGGCAAATTGAATGGGACGCCTGGGCGTTCGAGTATGTCAAAAAACTCTTTCGAGAGCATCAATGGAAAATCCCTGAAAGGCGGGAGGAGTGTTGTTGGTCTTCTCTGGCCTCCCTCAACGGTTGCGATGAACCCACGATGCACCGAGAAGTGAACGCATGGTTGGAAGGGAGCTTGTTTCAGGATTTTCACATGAGTCGGGAATTTCGACTGGCCATGATCCAGTTGTGTTTGGCTCAGTTGGAATTGCCGGATAGTCCCTCTAAAGAGTCGGCAGCAATTAAGGCGTGGCTTCGGGGTGAGCTGAAACAAATGGCTACCCTCAAAAAAATATTGATTTTTGAAAAGGTCACCCGCAGTAATGCGCGTGACCTCATAGTCTCCTTAGCCCATTGGACCCGCCTGTTGGGGAAACCCGGTATGGTCTTGACCATCGATATTTCCGCCTTTACAGGCGGCAAAGAAGCCGGTGCGACCTGCCTGAATTATTCGCCCTCTGCGGTTATGGATGCCTATGAGATGCTGAGACAATTCATTGATGGCAGCGATGAAATTGAAGGGCTATTGGTCGTGATCGTTACCTCGCAAGCCTTTCTCTCGGATCAACGGTTGGGTCTGAATCGCTATGAAGCCCTAAAGCTTCGAATTTGGGACGATGTCCGGGATAAAACCCGTCAAAATCCATTTGCACCGATGGTCAGGCTGACCAATCAGACCGCAGTCTTTGCCGAGAGCAGTCTTCTGGCCAGAGTGGGAAACCGAAAAGAAGATGTGCAGCATCAACGGGTTATTGAATCCTTGAGGGCAGGTGTCCCGAGCCCGGGAGTGGTTCAATCGCTGGGATGTCCACAGCCGATGGTCAAATCCAAATTCCAACAGATGTTGCAGGACGCTCAAGCCAGCATTCATAAGGGTTGGACAACAAAAGGCATGTTGATTGAAGGAGGATTTGGTACGGGGAAATCACATTTGCTGGAATCCTTAAGGCGTATGGCATTGGAATCCAGATTTGTGTGTAGCAAGGTCGTAATAAGTAAGGAAACGCCTCTGTATAGTCCCGCATTGATGTTTCGATCTGCCATTGAGTCTGCTGATATCCCTGAAAAACGAGGAGATGTCTTGGCCGAGGTGGCAGCGGATTTAAATTTTAAGAGTCCCCAATACGCGAATTTTTATGAATGGGTACATCGTCAGGGTGGAGAAATTGATGGGCGCTTTGCGGCCTCGGTCTTTCTGTACGAACGCATGGGGAATGACCCGGAGTTACGTCACCGGATCATTCGATTTTGGGCAGGGGATCCGTTGACCGATGCTGAAATCAAGCGATTACTCAAAGCCTGTGATGCGAGTATTTCCTATCGATTTGAACGAGTCTCCCCCATGGAGATGGCGTTGCAACGATTTAAATTTGTTTCACGACTGATGATTGCGGCGGGATATTCTGGTTGGATTTTACTGATCGATGAGGCAGAAATTATTGGTAGGTATTCCTTTAAGCAACGAGCCCAGTCCTATGCGGAATTAGCCAGGTGGCTGGGCCGACTGGAAGCCTCCAGCTTTGCCGATCTCGGCTATAAATCCGGATTGGCGGCCGTGATGGCGCTCACGGATGATTTTCAAAGTGCGATTTTGGATGAAAAGGGTGATCGGGAAAAAGTGCCAGAAAAACTGCGAGAATCAGGATCGGAAACCGATTTGGTGCTGTCCCGCCAAGCAGAACAGGGAATGCGGCTCATCGAATGCGAACGCATACCATTGGTCGGTCCCTATGACCAGCTTGTAGAAGAAATCTACCATAAAATTCGTGCCATTCATGGTGCTGCGTATGGCTGGGAACCCCCTCAGGTCCCAACGATTGAGCGGTTATCCAGCACCCGGATGCGTGAATATGTCAAAGGCTGGATTACCGAATGGGATTTGACGCGTCTTGATCCAACACAAAAAGTCGACATTGAATTAACAGAAATTCGACAAGATTACTCGGAAGATTCTGAATTAGAAGGGGATGAGGAAGACCTGCTTCACCCGGCACTCTCCGAGTCGAACTAG
- the pyrE gene encoding orotate phosphoribosyltransferase yields the protein MPKNALIQAFHQLEAFKWNPQEGFRLASGKNSPYYVDCRIVLAHPHSRHLVAQLAYHLLKSLDFTLIGGLEIGAIPLATGISDYGYRADPQREWRTFVVRKQPKDHGLGKLIEGTIHPGETALVVDDVLTTGGSLIKAAEAARAQGLIVTHGLVVVDRSEDEGKSNLAQMDIQLLPLLTLEELRQTPPFVR from the coding sequence ATGCCAAAAAATGCCCTCATTCAGGCTTTTCATCAGCTGGAAGCCTTCAAATGGAATCCGCAAGAGGGCTTCCGCCTCGCCTCAGGAAAAAACAGCCCCTATTATGTTGACTGTCGTATTGTATTGGCTCATCCGCACTCACGTCACCTTGTGGCTCAATTAGCCTATCACCTGCTTAAATCCTTAGATTTTACACTCATTGGCGGATTGGAAATCGGAGCAATTCCCCTGGCCACCGGTATTTCAGACTATGGGTATAGGGCCGATCCACAGCGGGAATGGCGCACGTTTGTCGTGCGCAAACAACCTAAGGATCATGGATTAGGCAAATTGATTGAAGGCACTATTCATCCCGGGGAAACAGCTTTAGTGGTCGACGATGTTTTAACAACAGGCGGATCCTTGATAAAGGCCGCCGAAGCAGCCAGGGCCCAGGGCTTAATTGTGACGCATGGATTAGTGGTGGTGGATCGATCTGAAGATGAAGGAAAAAGCAATCTGGCTCAGATGGACATTCAATTGCTGCCTCTTCTCACCCTGGAAGAATTAAGACAAACGCCTCCCTTCGTCCGGTAA
- a CDS encoding potassium channel family protein: MKRLFTVIGLGRFGYSVAQGLVTKGCEVLAIDKDEEKIQAISDIATFAVQCDATDERALKAVSAQNVDVAVVSIGENIEASILIVQTLKEMGVKSIVAKAVAPIQGKILMNLGVDEVIYPERDAAIRLAHRLVSPSVLEYLELAPGFSVEEVSVSESLSGLSLEDVKIRGKHNLNVIGIKKQVTRMVKGRMMKEEIFNFTPKPDDVIEKGDVLVMIGREEDLDRFCNNV, translated from the coding sequence ATGAAACGCCTTTTTACAGTTATAGGGCTTGGGCGCTTCGGCTATAGCGTGGCGCAAGGATTGGTTACCAAAGGATGCGAAGTACTTGCCATCGATAAGGATGAGGAAAAAATCCAGGCGATCAGTGACATTGCGACATTTGCCGTCCAATGCGATGCGACTGATGAACGCGCGTTAAAAGCAGTCAGTGCTCAAAACGTCGATGTGGCAGTCGTCAGTATCGGCGAAAACATTGAAGCCAGTATTCTTATTGTGCAAACACTCAAAGAAATGGGGGTAAAATCCATTGTGGCGAAGGCCGTGGCTCCAATCCAGGGAAAAATATTAATGAACCTAGGGGTCGATGAGGTCATCTACCCTGAACGAGATGCGGCTATCCGTCTCGCACACAGGCTGGTCTCACCGAGCGTACTTGAATATTTAGAATTGGCTCCAGGCTTTAGTGTGGAAGAGGTGTCCGTTTCAGAGAGCTTATCCGGATTAAGTCTTGAGGACGTTAAGATACGCGGAAAGCATAACTTGAATGTGATTGGGATAAAAAAACAAGTTACCAGAATGGTCAAGGGGCGTATGATGAAAGAAGAAATATTTAATTTCACACCAAAACCCGATGACGTCATTGAGAAAGGTGATGTCTTGGTCATGATTGGTCGCGAAGAAGATTTGGACCGTTTTTGCAATAACGTGTAA
- the lpxC gene encoding UDP-3-O-acyl-N-acetylglucosamine deacetylase translates to MRHQQTLETSSFFSGIGLHSGNPASIAIHPAPVNTGVVFVKHVADQIQSCPASIAFLGQTDHCTTLQVGDFDIQTVEHVLSALAGLEIDNAYVELLGSEIPAADGSATPFVDLVYQSGILTQEEPRKYLKIIQPITVEDGHRSISVLPSALPQITYFIDFPHPLIQQQEYHHFCTPQDYGKNIAGARTFAFQKEVEFLWSRGLGLGGSLHNTVVFADTRLVNDDALRFPDECVRHKVLDLIGDLSLLGIPVIGHFFAKCAGHALHTQLVQAIMHNPDKWIMLNAGESGKDGILNGQSSSNPTIHLPELQPAFHAF, encoded by the coding sequence ATGCGTCATCAACAAACACTTGAAACATCATCATTTTTTTCTGGCATTGGTCTCCATTCTGGTAACCCAGCCTCAATTGCCATTCATCCAGCTCCGGTTAACACCGGGGTGGTCTTTGTGAAACATGTAGCTGATCAAATCCAGTCATGCCCAGCCAGCATCGCCTTTTTAGGACAAACCGATCATTGCACCACACTTCAAGTGGGTGATTTTGACATACAGACGGTTGAACATGTGTTAAGTGCACTAGCTGGCCTGGAAATCGATAATGCGTACGTGGAATTGCTTGGCAGTGAAATCCCTGCAGCAGACGGCAGTGCCACTCCATTCGTCGATTTGGTTTACCAAAGCGGGATTCTCACCCAGGAAGAACCACGCAAATACCTTAAAATTATTCAACCCATTACCGTGGAAGACGGGCACCGCTCAATCAGTGTTCTTCCCTCCGCACTCCCACAAATAACCTATTTCATTGATTTTCCTCATCCCCTTATACAACAACAGGAATATCACCATTTTTGCACGCCCCAAGATTATGGCAAAAATATTGCCGGAGCCCGTACATTCGCCTTTCAAAAAGAGGTGGAATTTTTATGGTCGCGAGGACTGGGGCTTGGTGGTTCACTACACAATACGGTCGTCTTTGCTGATACGAGATTGGTTAATGATGATGCCCTACGCTTCCCGGACGAATGTGTTCGACATAAAGTGCTCGACCTTATTGGCGATTTGTCATTATTAGGAATCCCCGTTATTGGTCATTTCTTCGCAAAATGCGCCGGGCACGCACTCCATACTCAATTGGTCCAAGCCATCATGCATAATCCTGACAAGTGGATCATGTTAAACGCGGGAGAATCCGGAAAGGATGGCATCTTGAACGGACAGTCCTCCTCCAATCCAACGATTCACCTACCTGAACTCCAACCTGCTTTTCACGCATTCTAA
- a CDS encoding glycine zipper family protein yields MSHSYFHSFIVPLSICSVCILALGCSGPRPILYPNDHLQQVGPDRAEQDIEECQQLAEDYVPEHEASTVAGNTAVGAGAGGAVGAVSGAIRGGAGIGAAIGAATGATVGFIRGLFQASQPTPAHKSFVNRCLSERGYDSIGWE; encoded by the coding sequence ATGTCCCATTCCTATTTCCATTCATTTATTGTCCCTCTTAGCATCTGTAGTGTCTGTATCCTAGCTTTAGGGTGCTCTGGCCCTCGCCCAATCCTTTATCCCAACGACCATCTTCAACAAGTTGGCCCCGATCGAGCTGAACAGGACATTGAGGAATGCCAACAGCTTGCAGAAGATTATGTCCCCGAACACGAGGCCTCGACTGTGGCCGGGAATACTGCCGTTGGGGCGGGAGCAGGGGGTGCCGTCGGTGCAGTCAGTGGGGCCATTCGAGGAGGGGCGGGTATTGGAGCAGCCATAGGTGCCGCAACAGGTGCGACCGTTGGCTTTATTCGTGGATTATTCCAGGCCTCGCAACCCACACCCGCACACAAATCCTTCGTTAACCGATGTCTTTCGGAACGAGGGTACGATTCGATTGGTTGGGAATAG
- a CDS encoding tRNA (adenine-N1)-methyltransferase gives MKTFQSGERVHLIDKKERPYAVTLKAGEIFQHSGDRISHDDIIGKPDGTVVQFSNGKLMVAVHPTLAEYTLKMPRGAQVIYPKDLAVIPMWADIYPGARVFEAGVGSGALTMALLRAVGDRGCVVSYEMREDFAATATKNIERFMGKVPNHFLQIRNAYEGIEIGEGASSWMFDRVVLDIPEPWRVVPHAARALRSGGLYLSYVPTVPQVMQTVQALEQSRVFTMVQNFETLLRTWNIKGRSVRPDHRMVAHSGFITVARKVENHNWNSEQYNAIEPASQQDDHVIKEDEYVGDGLDIP, from the coding sequence ATGAAAACATTTCAATCGGGAGAACGAGTTCATTTAATCGACAAGAAAGAACGGCCTTATGCGGTCACTCTTAAAGCCGGAGAAATCTTTCAGCATAGTGGAGACCGGATTAGTCATGATGACATTATTGGAAAACCGGATGGGACAGTGGTGCAGTTTTCCAATGGAAAGTTAATGGTAGCCGTTCATCCAACGCTAGCTGAGTATACCTTGAAAATGCCTCGAGGAGCTCAGGTGATTTATCCCAAAGATTTAGCCGTCATTCCAATGTGGGCGGATATTTATCCAGGAGCCAGGGTCTTTGAGGCCGGGGTGGGCTCTGGGGCATTAACGATGGCTCTTTTGCGTGCAGTGGGGGATCGTGGGTGTGTGGTGAGCTATGAAATGCGAGAGGATTTTGCGGCCACGGCCACGAAAAACATTGAACGGTTCATGGGAAAGGTACCTAACCATTTCCTTCAGATTCGAAATGCATACGAAGGTATCGAGATTGGGGAAGGGGCGTCTTCCTGGATGTTTGATCGGGTGGTATTGGATATTCCAGAGCCCTGGCGAGTCGTTCCGCATGCGGCACGGGCATTACGGTCCGGGGGTCTGTATTTGAGTTATGTCCCGACGGTGCCGCAGGTGATGCAAACGGTACAGGCTTTGGAGCAGAGCCGAGTTTTTACCATGGTTCAAAATTTTGAAACGTTGTTGCGGACGTGGAATATTAAAGGCCGGAGCGTTCGACCCGATCACCGAATGGTTGCCCATTCCGGTTTTATTACCGTGGCCAGAAAAGTCGAAAATCATAATTGGAATTCTGAGCAATACAACGCTATTGAACCTGCGTCTCAGCAAGACGATCATGTCATCAAGGAGGATGAATATGTCGGTGATGGATTAGATATTCCCTGA
- a CDS encoding rhodanese-like domain-containing protein — protein MKRLSFSLTIALLFLGWGNPTIVTAEPYLLTVQQLKAGLEKASQPKQKGFVLVDVRSPDEHMSGFIPGTDFNIDFREMQGRHQELNAQLDQHIVVYCQSGHRSNIAAETLMGLGYQHVYNVEGSMNAWTEAGYPIEHPK, from the coding sequence ATGAAACGCTTATCTTTTTCCTTAACAATCGCTCTTCTTTTTCTTGGATGGGGGAACCCCACCATCGTTACTGCTGAGCCCTACCTTTTAACGGTTCAGCAACTCAAAGCAGGACTGGAGAAAGCCTCCCAGCCCAAACAAAAAGGATTTGTGCTCGTCGATGTTCGGAGTCCAGACGAGCATATGAGTGGCTTCATTCCCGGAACGGATTTCAATATTGATTTTCGGGAAATGCAAGGACGCCACCAAGAGCTCAATGCACAACTGGATCAGCACATCGTGGTGTACTGCCAATCTGGACACCGCAGCAATATTGCTGCTGAAACCTTAATGGGATTAGGGTATCAGCATGTTTATAATGTGGAAGGAAGTATGAATGCCTGGACCGAAGCGGGGTACCCTATCGAACACCCCAAATAA
- a CDS encoding HD-GYP domain-containing protein encodes MHEDKPKEEDGISLSSFMPYSKAEASQAAATGEIQAARSQLMAYAKDLKQMLEQEGQKTQLLKKAHAQMLVYARDLKLSLEAEQRKNCELEQAYADTILRLARASRYKDEETGAHIERLSHYSQSLALAIGWDQPRARCLFAVAPMHDVGKIGVPDAVLGKHGPLTEEEWQSIKQHPLLGASLLDGSTSPLLEMAKEVALTHHERWDGSGYPRGLKGTQIPITGRIVMLCDLYDALRSQRPYKPAFTHEKTCDIILNGSDRTKPTHFDPHLLEAFREMHQDFNGIYSTVAEI; translated from the coding sequence ATGCATGAGGATAAACCCAAGGAGGAAGATGGGATTTCTCTTTCATCATTTATGCCGTATTCAAAGGCCGAAGCTTCCCAAGCAGCTGCCACAGGGGAAATCCAGGCGGCCCGCTCGCAACTCATGGCCTATGCCAAAGATCTCAAGCAGATGTTGGAGCAGGAAGGCCAGAAAACTCAACTGCTTAAAAAAGCTCATGCCCAAATGCTTGTCTACGCCCGGGACCTTAAGCTCTCCTTGGAGGCAGAGCAACGGAAAAATTGTGAATTGGAGCAGGCTTATGCCGATACTATTCTACGCTTAGCCCGTGCGTCACGCTATAAAGACGAGGAAACAGGGGCACATATTGAACGGTTAAGCCATTACTCGCAATCGCTTGCTCTGGCTATTGGCTGGGATCAGCCACGGGCTCGTTGTTTATTCGCCGTTGCGCCAATGCATGATGTGGGGAAAATCGGGGTTCCAGATGCCGTTCTTGGAAAGCATGGCCCGTTGACGGAAGAAGAATGGCAATCGATTAAACAGCATCCCCTTTTGGGAGCGAGTTTATTGGATGGCTCGACGTCTCCCTTGCTAGAGATGGCCAAGGAAGTCGCGCTGACTCACCATGAACGTTGGGACGGAAGTGGATATCCTCGAGGGCTGAAGGGAACACAGATTCCCATCACAGGCCGAATTGTGATGCTGTGCGACCTTTACGATGCCTTACGAAGCCAAAGGCCATACAAACCAGCCTTTACCCATGAGAAAACATGCGACATCATTTTAAACGGGAGTGACAGAACAAAACCGACACATTTTGATCCACACCTTTTGGAGGCTTTCCGGGAAATGCATCAGGACTTTAACGGTATCTATTCCACTGTAGCCGAAATCTAA